The Acidobacteriota bacterium genomic interval GAATCCCACGCCATCGTGCACGCGAGCTTCGCGCCGTCCTTGGGCCTCGTGAGGACGCACTCGCTCGCGCCGGGAAGCCCGGGAGCGACCTTCCACCTGTCCCCCTTCGCCGAGGCCTCCCCCTTGACCGAGTCGAAGCCGTTCGCACCGGCGGCGACCATCTCCTTGAGAGACGCGCAGAAGTCGGGTGCCCCCTCGGCGAAAGCGGGCGAGGCGCCGTGGAGGAGCTGGAGGAAAAAGATCGCCGCCAGGGCGGCGCCGCGAGTGCCATTCATTTTGAGCCTCTCACAGGTGGGGCGGCCTGAACTCCTTGTCGAGGACGTACATGTACATGACGGCCATCGAGTCCTGGTCGGCGTTCGTCGTGTTGTTGTAAACGCTCACCAGCTCGTACTCGTGATCCTTGTAGAGCGGGATCCCCTCGGCGCTCGAGAAGTGATCGACGTGGTCGATGCCGATCTTCCCGTGGGTCGGCTCGACCTTGCTGAAGTAGAGGCTCTTATCGGTGGTGAGGTCGCGCAGCTCCAAACTCTCGGCGAACGGGTGCATGTGGACCGCGATGTAGTGGAGGGTCGTGTCGTACGGCAGCCTCATGAACTTCGTCGTGTTGGTGTGGTTCACCTCGCGCCCCGGCTTCACGAGCCAGTGGCCGGCGAACTTCCGGCCGAAATCGTCGGTGAAGACGCGGCTCTTGTCGTTCGCCCCCGTCCCAGGAAGGCACCCGGGTCCGTGCGCCTTGTCGTCGCCCGGCGGGAGGTTGAAATGGCCGTCCTTCCCCTCGATCAGGACGAGGCCGTTCGCCGACACCTGGAAGAGCGGTTTCATCGGCGCTTTGAGATCTCTGTCCCTCACGAAATCGACCGTCACCTTGTGCCGGATCTCGAAGGTCTGCCCCTCGACGTTGTGGTTGAGGACCTGCGTCGTGAGCATGAACGGCTCGCTCGAGAGGATGGGCACGCCGAACCCGTCGGGGAACCGGATCTCCTGCTGCCCCTGCGAGAGGGTGAACATCCGGTTGGGCGACTCACGGGTGATGTCGAAGATCCTCCGGTGCTGGGTCATGTTCAGATCGAGGTTGCTGTGGCACATGAACTCCTGCGACGCGGGGGTCTCGCCGTCGGGACCGACCATCACCGCCTTGAACCCCGTGACCCAGAGCAGCTCCGTGGCGGGCGAATCCTCGAGGTGGATGACCTGCGTGCTCTGGGGGCCGAGCATCGATTTGTACTTGCGATCGACGACGTAGGTCTTGGAGAGGAACTTCGCTTCCTTCTCCACCGCGGGCTTCACCGCGGGATCGGCGGCCGACGTTGTCGCCGGCGCCGCCGCGACCCCCGGGGCGCGCGACAGGAGCCCGAGGGCGAGCGCGAGCCCCGCCGCCGTGATCCAAGCTCGATGCGGCCGCATGCGCGCCTCCGTGTCGCGTTTCGTGAGGGTCGGATACGGGGGGACTAATACGCCGAAACGGCGAGGGTTGTCAAGGGGATCCCCGGTGGTAAGATTCGCGGCCGGAGGTCGGAATGTCCTACTCGCGCGGCCAGAAGTTCCTCTTCGGATGCCTGGGGTGCTCCGGCGCCCTCGTCGTCCTCGTGGTCGTGGCCTTCTCCCTCTTCGTCCACTGGGTCAAGACCCCCGGCGTGCCGCTCGCGGGGCCCCGCCTCTACGACACTGCCACCGCGGTCTACGCCGAGGTGCACCTGCGATCCGAGGATCCCGGCGCGCGCGAGTTCGTCCGCGTCTTCCTGAACGCCGCGAGGAGCTCGCAGATCCCCGAGAGCGCGAAGGTCCCGGTGCCCATGACGATGATCCTCGGAAACATCCCGAGGCGCGAGGCGACCGACGCGGAGATCGACAAGCTCCTCCCGGCGGTCCTCGTGATGCGGCGCCAGGAAGGCCCGGGGGGCGAGGCGGCCCCGCCGATGCTCGGCCTGAGCCTCTCGCCCGCGGGGAACTCCCTTCGCATCCTGCACGCCATGTTCAGCTTCATCGCCTGGCGCGGGAAGAAGATCGAGAAGGAATTGCACGGGGACCAGGACATCTTCCGGGTCAACGCGGAGTCGCGCGGCGAGGAGGTGCCGGTCTGGGTCAGCTTCGTCGGCACCAACGCCCTCCTCGCGAGGGACGGCGACGCGGTCCGAAGCGGCGTCGACTCCATGGCCGCCGCGGACGGCGCGGGCGCGAAGGCTCTCGCCGCGCTCCGCCCCGAGAGCGCGTCGATCTTCCTCACGGCGAAGCCCGGATACGCGGGCGCCGCGCTCGACACGATCGCCATCCTCCTTCCGGGGGTCGCGGACACGCTCAGGCCAATCGTGAAAGGGGGCGCGGGCCTCACACTCTGGGGAACGCTGAAGTCGGCCGACGCCCTCGAGGGGGAGGTGCACCTCACGGCCGCGGAGTCGGGAGCCGCTGCCGCCGCGGCCGATCTTTCGGGGAAGGCCACGCTCATGCTGGGCTTGACCCCTCTCGACGTCTCCTTCGAGCCGCTCGCCGCGGGCTCCGGCGCCCCGCCGGGATGGAAGCTCAAGGTCGCGGGGCTCGAAGCGGCGGCGCGCGCGCGCCTCATCCACGTGGGCCGGTGATCGAGGCCGGCCAGGCGATCGGCCCCTACAGGATCCTCTCGCAGCTCGGCGCCGGAGGGATGGGGGAGGTCTATCTCGCGGAGGACACGCGGTTGAAGCGCCGCGTCGCGATCAAGATCCTCCCGCCCCACCTCCTGAAGGACGGCGAGCGCAGGAAGCGCTTCCTGAGGGAGGCGCGCGCCGCCGCCGCGGTCGATCACCCGAACATCGTCCACATCTACGAGGTCGAGGAGGACCCGGAGCGCGGGATCTACCTCGTCATGCAGCACGTGGACGGCACGAACGTCCGCGAGGCGCTCCGCATGGGGGCGATGCCGTTCGATCGCGCGCTCGGCGTCGCGATGGAGGTGGCAGACGCCCTCGCTGCCGCGCACGGCCTCGGCATCGTCCACCGCGACATCAAGCCCGACAACGTGATGCTCGACACGGGCGGCCACGCGCGCCTCCTCGACTTCGGCCTCGCGCGCGCCCTCGAGGCCGGCGGCGCCCTCACCCCCTTCACCGAGATGAACACCGCCGATCAGAACGTGACGGCCCCGGGCGCGGTGATGGGGACGACGGCGTACATGTCCCCCGAGCAGGCGCGCGGCGCCGACGTCGACGCGCGGAGCGACATCTTCTCGTTCGGCGTCACGCTCTACGAGATGGTGGCGGGGAGGCACCCCTTCGCCGGCCGGACCAGCGTCGAGACGATCGACTCGCTCCTCAACCGGGAGCCGCAGCCGATCGGCACGCTCGTCCCCGCGGCCCCCTCGGCGATGGAGTGGGTGATCTCGAAGATGCTCGCGAAGGATCGCGAGGAGCGCTACCAGACCGCGAAGGAGGTTCTCGCAGATCTGAGGAAGGTGCGGCAGTCGACGTCGGGGCAGGGGCAGGGCGCGTCGCGGCCCCGGGAGGAATCACCCGGAAGGGGACGCGCATTGCTCCCGAAGGCCGCGATCGCGGTGGGCCTTCTCGTCGCCTCCGCCGCCGTCAATTCCTGGCTGAAGCGCCAGGACGCGCCGAATCTCCCGCCCCCCGGCCCGTCGCCGGCAGGTCAAGCCATTCCCGGATCGCCCGCGGCGGCGGCGCCGCAGATGAAGATCGCCGTCCTCCCGCTCCAGAACGTGCGGAAGGACGCGCGCATCGATTTCCTCGGCTTCGCCCTCGCCGACGCGGTGATCTCCAAGCTCACGTACCTCGACGCCGTCACCGTGCGCCCCTCGGCGTACGTCCAGAAGTACCGCGACGCCGCCCCCGACCCGAAGCAGGCGGGGAGCGATCTCGGCGTGGACCATCTCCTGATGGGGACGATGATCGCCGACGGGAGCACGCTGCGCATCTCGGTGCAGCTCGTGGACCTCGCCGGCGAGCGGGTGCAGTGGCAGGACCTCTTCGACGCGAAGCTCGACAACCTTCTCGGCGTGCAGGACGAGATCGTCTCTCGCCTCGTGGACGGGATGAAGGTCACGCTGTCGCCCGCCGAGGCGTCGCACCTCAGGGCCGACGTCCCGAAGGATCGGGAGGCGTTCGATCTCTTCCTGCGCGCGGGCGGGGAGCCGGGGACCGCCGACGGGGACAGGAGGGCCATCGACTTTCTCGAGCAATCGCTCAAGAAGGACTCCCTCTTCGCCCCGGCATGGAATGCGCTCTCGCTGCGGCAGTACGACCTGGCGCTCTACTCGGGAGGGAGCCCCGCCGACTACGCGAGGGCGCAGGAGACCCGGCGGAAGGCGCTCGAGCTGAACCCCGATCTGACCGAAGCGCTCTACTCGACCGGGATCCAGCTCGTCGAGAGCGGGCAGCATGAGGAGGCGTACCGGACGTTCAAGCGCCGGCTGAGCGTCAAGCCCTCGGACGCCTGGACCCACTTCCTGTTGTCGTATCTCTTCCGTTACACGGCGCTCCTCCCCGAGGCCATGCGGGAGGCCGAGAGAGCGATCGCCATCGACCCGCAGAACAAGCAGTTCCGGAGCGGTGCGCGGATCTTCCTCTATGCCGGTGCGTTCGATCGGATGGACCCCTTTCTCGCCCTCGACGACAGCTCGTGGGCCGACTACAACCGGATGGAGAGAGATGTCGCGCGGGGACGCGCCGACGAGGCGCGGGGGTACGCGAGGAAGGTCATCGCCGCCGATCCGAACGGGACCCTCTCGGACTACAGCCGGGCGGCGCTTTTCGTCCTCGACGGAGAGACCGCGTCCGCGCGAAAGATCTACGAGGCCCGCCTCAATCAGCTCTCCCCGGACGCGGAGGTGGTCTTCAACGAGTCCGGACACTTCGCCTGGATCGGGGACTACGGGCGTGCCCTCGAGCTGATGAAGAAGGCGATCGACGGAGGCTTCTTCTGTTATCCGGCGTACGAAAACGACATCCGCATGAGGGGGCTGCGCGCCCAGCCCGGGTACGCGGCGCTGCGAGAAGACGCGAAGCGAAAGAGTGACGCCTTCCGAGCCTTCGTCGAAGAGAACCCTTGACCGTTCTATACTCCGCGCCGTGAAACCGATGACACGCCTCGCCTGCACGCTGGCGCTCGGCCTCGCCGCCGTCGCCGCCTCGCCGGCGCCCCGCGAGCCCGGCACCATCCGGACGATCGTCATCGACCCCGGCCACGGCGGGGAGGAGGTCGGCGCCGTCGGTCGCAGCGGCGTCCTCGAGAAGGATCTCTGCCTCGACATCGCGCAGCGGCTTCGAGATCGCCTCGCGCGCCTGCCGAACACGACCGTCCTCCTCACCCGCGAGGACGACCGCGTCGTCCCCCTCCGCGAGCGCACCGCGATCGCCAACCACGCGAAGGCGGATCTCTTCGTGAGCATCCACATGAACTCGTCGCGGCGCCTCTCCGCGCACGGCACCGAGGCGTACTTCCTGGCCCTGACGGCCAGCGACGAGGAGGCGATGACGCTCGCGCACGCGGAGAACGCGCCGCCGGCCGTTCCCCCCGGAACCGACGGCAACCCGAACCAGCCGGCCGATCCCAACGCCCCGGAGGCGGCCGCGGCGGAGGCTTCGCAGAACGATCTCGACCTCGTCCTCTGGGGGATGGCGCAGTCGGAGCACATCGTCAGCTCGAGCCGCCTCGCCGACGTGGTGCAGGACGAGATGAACCGGCTGCTCAAGGTGGACAGCCGCGGCGTGAAGCAGGCGCCCTTCACCGTGCTGATGGGGGCGACGATGCCCGCCGTCCTCGTCGAGGTCGCGTTCCTGTCGAACGACACCGAGGAGAAGCTCCTCGTCACGAGCGAGTTCAAGGACAAGGTCGCCGACGCGCTCCAGTCGGCGATCGTCCGCTTCAAGGACGAGACCGAGAGGGCGCTGAGCGCCGTCCCCACGGAAGGCGGTCCCAACCCTTGAGGGGGATCGCAGCCCTCGCCGCGGCGTCGCTTCTCGCCGGCGTTTCGGTCCTTGCTTGTGCGGCCTGTTCGGGGGGAGGGGAGACGGCGCCGCCCGCCGCGGGGACCGAATCGGCGGTCACCCCGATGCCGGCCGGAGGCGCCGCTTCGGCCGCCGCGCCCCTCCCAGGGGACGCGAACTCAGCCGCCTCGGGCGGCCCCGCCGCCGCCGGCCCCGCCTCGATCGAGACCCCCGTCTTCACCGGCGGGGCGAACCAGATGGACGTGACGCTGTACTTCCTCCGTGCCGACGGCGAGGCGCTCGCCCCCGAGAAGCGCCGCATCTTCCGCACCGCCACCGTGAACGATCGCGCGCGGCAGACCCTTCAGGCCCTCTTCGAAGGGTCGGAGGCGGGACTCCTTCCCTCAGTCCCGCCGGGGACGCAGACGCGGGAGCTCTTCCTGTCGAACGACGGCGTCGCGTACGTCGATCTCAGCGCCGAGTTCAAAGACGGCCTCGATCACGGATCCTCGGACGCTGTCGAGGCGGTCTACGCGATCGTCAACACCCTCTCGTCGAACTTCGGCGAGATCCAGAAGGTGAAGCTGCTGGTGGAAGGGGACGAGGTGGACGACCTCGGCGGGCACCTCGACCTCTCGCACCCGCTCCTTCCCGAGATGAGCCTCGTCGGCACCGGCACGACGCACGCGCCGCGACCGGCCCGGGCCGTCCCTGCCCCCGAGACGGAGACGCCGGCCCCGCCCCCCGACGACAAGCCGCCCCCGAAGACCGACGGCCCGCCGATAGGAGGCGGGACCCGGAGCTGAGCCGTCAGCGCAGCTCCGCCGTCCTCGTGATCTCGCCCATCTTCCCGCTCTGGTAGTCGCGGATCGCCTGCCGGATCTCTCCTTCCGTGTTCATGACGAAGGGGCCGTAGCGGGCCACCGGCTCACCGATCGGCCTCCCCGCGAGGAGGAGCATCCGCGCCGGCTTGTTGGCGTCGGCGCCGTTGGCGCCGACTTGTCCGCGGAACCTGACACTCTCTCCCTCGCCGAAGACCGCGAGCTGACCGTCGCCGATCTCGGCCCCCGAATCGCCCACCCGCACCGATCCGCCGAAGACGTACGCCATCGCGCGCAGTTCCCTGGGAAGGGGCACCGTCACGTCGGCCCCCGCGTCGAAAGACCAGTCCTGGTAGACGATGGGGATGTGCGTGTCGATGACCGCCTTCGCGCCGAGCGCCTCCCCGGCGACGACGCGCACGCGCGCGAGGCCGTCGGGCGACTTCGCGGTCGGGATCCCCGCCGCGGCGATCTCCTGGTAGCGAGGCCGCGACATCTTCAGCTTCGCCGGGAGGTTCACCCAGACCTGGAAGCCGTGGACGCGCCCCCCCTTCTCGCGGATCTCCTTCGAAGGCATCTCGGAGTGGACGATGCCGCCGCCGGCCGTCATCCACTGCACGTCACCCGGGCGGATGAAGCCGTGATGCCCCGCCGAGTCCTCGTGCTCGAACTCGCCGGCGAGCATGTACGTCACCGTCTCGAAGCCGCGGTGCGGGTGATCGGGGGCCCCGACCGCCTCGCCCGGCTTGTAGTCGGCCGGCCCCATCTCGTCGATGAGAAGGAACGGGTCGGCCTGGTCGAGCTCGAGAGTCGGGAAGGGGCGACGGACGATGAAGCCGGCCCCCTCTCTCTGGTGGTGGGCGGTCACGATCTGGACGGCTTCACGCGTCTTCGGGCTCGTCGGGGGCATCGGGCTCATGGTCGGGCCTCCTGAAGGTTGGCTTCCGTGGGCCGAATTCTAGGCCGCGAACCCTGCGAGCGCGCCATCGATTTGGCAAGGGGAGGGGATTTGGCAAGCCCACCCTGTGGTAGTCTCCTCCGCATGCCCCGACCCGACGGACGATCCCCCGACCAGCTCCGCCCCGCGACGATCACCACCGGCGTCATCAAGAGCGCCGAAGGATCGGCCCTCATCCGCGCGGGGGAGACGCACGTCATCTGCACCGCGAGCGTCGAGGACAAGGTCCCGCCGTTCCTCAAGGACAAGGGCCAGGGTTGGGTCACCGCCGAGTACGCGATGATCCCGCGCGCCACCCGCGAGCGCACGCAGCGCGAGGCAACGCGCGGCAAGCAGTCGGGGCGCACCCTCGAGATCCAGCGCCTCGTCGGCCGCGCGCTCCGCGCCGTCGTGGACATGACCTCCTTCGGCGAGCGCACGATATGGATCGACTGCGACGTCATCCAGGCCGACGGCGGCACGCGCTGCGCCTCGATCACCGGCGCCTACGTCGCCCTCGCGCAGGCCCTCGCCTGGGTGCGCCACAAATACGTCGTCACGCGCCCCCCACTCACCGGCATGGTCGCCGCCGTCTCCGTCGGCCTCCTCAACGGCGAGCCGCTCCTCGACCTGAACTACGACGAGGACAGCAAGGCCGACGTCGACATGAACGTCATCCGCACGAACTCCGGCCGCTACGTCGAGGTGCAGGGGACCGCCGAGAAGACCCCCTTCAGCCGCGACGACCTCACGCGCCTCCTCGCCTTCGCCGACGCCGGAACGGATCACCTCTTCTCGGTCCAGCGCGAGGCGCTCGGCGACGCGCTGACGCCCCTCCTGCGGGCCGCGCCGCCCGCCCCCCCCAACACCCGCTGATCTCCCCCACGATGGGAAGGCCACTCCTCGTCGCGACGACGAACGCCGCCAAGCTCCGCGAGGTCTCCCTGGCGCTTGCCGATGTTCCGGGCCTCACGCTCCTCTCCCTTCGCGACGTTCCCTCGGTTCCCGATCTCCCCGAGGACGAGTCCACCTTCCGCGGCAACGCCGTCCTCAAGGCGGTCGAGTCGAGCCGCGTCTTCCAGGGGCTCGCCCTCGCCGACGACTCGGGGCTGTGCGTGGACGCCCTCGGCGGCGGACCCGGGGTGCGCTCGGCCCGCTACGGTGGCCCGAAGCTCGACGACGCCGGCCGCTGCCGGCGGCTGCTGGTCGAGCTCGAGGGGCTTCCCGAGGCCCGCCGCGGCGCGCAGTTCGAGTGCGCCCTCGCCCTCGCGGATCGCGGGCGCGTGGTCGCCACTTTCGACGGGCTCGTCCGCGGCCGCATCCTCCCCGCCCCGCGCGGCTCGAACGGGTTCGGGTACGATCCTGTCTTTTATTACGATCCCGCGGGGAAGACCTTCGCCGAGATGCCGACCGCCGCCAAGTCAGCCGTCAGCCACCGCGGCCAGGCGCTCTCTAAGCTCCGGGAGTTCCTCGGCGTGCGCCCGAATCTTCTGGCCGTCTGAAAACGATAGCGCCGCCACGCGTAATACATCCTAGAATGACGGCACCCCAGAACCTTGTTTCCCGCTTCGCGCCATCCCGGCCCTGCCGGGAGAGGAGGATCGATGAGCGATATGAAGGACATGATGCCGCAGCGCACCCCCGAGCACGACAAGCTCAACTTCATGGTCGGCGAATGGAAGACCCGCGAAACTCACGCTCCGTCTCCCTGGAACCCGGCCGGCGGGACCGGCGAGGGGACGTCGTCGATTAAGTGGGGGCTCGGCAAGCTCGCCCTCATCCACGACTACCACTCGAAGGGGGCGATGGGCTCCTTCGAGGGTCACGGGGTCGAGACGTACGACGCCAACTCGAAGACGTTCGTCCACACCTGGTTCGACAGCATGAAGCCGTCGGGGATGGTGAGCCACGGCCACGTCGAGGCCGGCGATCTGGTCTACCTGACCGAGGCGGAGACCCCCCAGGGCA includes:
- a CDS encoding protein kinase, which gives rise to MIEAGQAIGPYRILSQLGAGGMGEVYLAEDTRLKRRVAIKILPPHLLKDGERRKRFLREARAAAAVDHPNIVHIYEVEEDPERGIYLVMQHVDGTNVREALRMGAMPFDRALGVAMEVADALAAAHGLGIVHRDIKPDNVMLDTGGHARLLDFGLARALEAGGALTPFTEMNTADQNVTAPGAVMGTTAYMSPEQARGADVDARSDIFSFGVTLYEMVAGRHPFAGRTSVETIDSLLNREPQPIGTLVPAAPSAMEWVISKMLAKDREERYQTAKEVLADLRKVRQSTSGQGQGASRPREESPGRGRALLPKAAIAVGLLVASAAVNSWLKRQDAPNLPPPGPSPAGQAIPGSPAAAAPQMKIAVLPLQNVRKDARIDFLGFALADAVISKLTYLDAVTVRPSAYVQKYRDAAPDPKQAGSDLGVDHLLMGTMIADGSTLRISVQLVDLAGERVQWQDLFDAKLDNLLGVQDEIVSRLVDGMKVTLSPAEASHLRADVPKDREAFDLFLRAGGEPGTADGDRRAIDFLEQSLKKDSLFAPAWNALSLRQYDLALYSGGSPADYARAQETRRKALELNPDLTEALYSTGIQLVESGQHEEAYRTFKRRLSVKPSDAWTHFLLSYLFRYTALLPEAMREAERAIAIDPQNKQFRSGARIFLYAGAFDRMDPFLALDDSSWADYNRMERDVARGRADEARGYARKVIAADPNGTLSDYSRAALFVLDGETASARKIYEARLNQLSPDAEVVFNESGHFAWIGDYGRALELMKKAIDGGFFCYPAYENDIRMRGLRAQPGYAALREDAKRKSDAFRAFVEENP
- a CDS encoding N-acetylmuramoyl-L-alanine amidase is translated as MKPMTRLACTLALGLAAVAASPAPREPGTIRTIVIDPGHGGEEVGAVGRSGVLEKDLCLDIAQRLRDRLARLPNTTVLLTREDDRVVPLRERTAIANHAKADLFVSIHMNSSRRLSAHGTEAYFLALTASDEEAMTLAHAENAPPAVPPGTDGNPNQPADPNAPEAAAAEASQNDLDLVLWGMAQSEHIVSSSRLADVVQDEMNRLLKVDSRGVKQAPFTVLMGATMPAVLVEVAFLSNDTEEKLLVTSEFKDKVADALQSAIVRFKDETERALSAVPTEGGPNP
- a CDS encoding GerMN domain-containing protein, whose amino-acid sequence is MRGIAALAAASLLAGVSVLACAACSGGGETAPPAAGTESAVTPMPAGGAASAAAPLPGDANSAASGGPAAAGPASIETPVFTGGANQMDVTLYFLRADGEALAPEKRRIFRTATVNDRARQTLQALFEGSEAGLLPSVPPGTQTRELFLSNDGVAYVDLSAEFKDGLDHGSSDAVEAVYAIVNTLSSNFGEIQKVKLLVEGDEVDDLGGHLDLSHPLLPEMSLVGTGTTHAPRPARAVPAPETETPAPPPDDKPPPKTDGPPIGGGTRS
- a CDS encoding pirin family protein, translating into MPPTSPKTREAVQIVTAHHQREGAGFIVRRPFPTLELDQADPFLLIDEMGPADYKPGEAVGAPDHPHRGFETVTYMLAGEFEHEDSAGHHGFIRPGDVQWMTAGGGIVHSEMPSKEIREKGGRVHGFQVWVNLPAKLKMSRPRYQEIAAAGIPTAKSPDGLARVRVVAGEALGAKAVIDTHIPIVYQDWSFDAGADVTVPLPRELRAMAYVFGGSVRVGDSGAEIGDGQLAVFGEGESVRFRGQVGANGADANKPARMLLLAGRPIGEPVARYGPFVMNTEGEIRQAIRDYQSGKMGEITRTAELR
- the rph gene encoding ribonuclease PH, with amino-acid sequence MPRPDGRSPDQLRPATITTGVIKSAEGSALIRAGETHVICTASVEDKVPPFLKDKGQGWVTAEYAMIPRATRERTQREATRGKQSGRTLEIQRLVGRALRAVVDMTSFGERTIWIDCDVIQADGGTRCASITGAYVALAQALAWVRHKYVVTRPPLTGMVAAVSVGLLNGEPLLDLNYDEDSKADVDMNVIRTNSGRYVEVQGTAEKTPFSRDDLTRLLAFADAGTDHLFSVQREALGDALTPLLRAAPPAPPNTR
- the rdgB gene encoding RdgB/HAM1 family non-canonical purine NTP pyrophosphatase: MGRPLLVATTNAAKLREVSLALADVPGLTLLSLRDVPSVPDLPEDESTFRGNAVLKAVESSRVFQGLALADDSGLCVDALGGGPGVRSARYGGPKLDDAGRCRRLLVELEGLPEARRGAQFECALALADRGRVVATFDGLVRGRILPAPRGSNGFGYDPVFYYDPAGKTFAEMPTAAKSAVSHRGQALSKLREFLGVRPNLLAV
- a CDS encoding DUF1579 family protein codes for the protein MSDMKDMMPQRTPEHDKLNFMVGEWKTRETHAPSPWNPAGGTGEGTSSIKWGLGKLALIHDYHSKGAMGSFEGHGVETYDANSKTFVHTWFDSMKPSGMVSHGHVEAGDLVYLTEAETPQGKMKMKMVTHPVSPKEYTFTIHMDQGGKWVQGMSITYVKA